The following are encoded in a window of Kaistia algarum genomic DNA:
- a CDS encoding NAD(P)/FAD-dependent oxidoreductase, whose amino-acid sequence MTDRPPSWYEATADGKLAFPPLDGDTKAHVAIIGGGFTGLSAALHLAEAGIDTILIEANTIGWGASGRNGGQLHTGQRRDQDWLERHVGRLAAHELWNLAEEAKALVMALIDRHGIDAEWRPGLIEAVHKPRLVDEERHYVDKLRDDYAYPHAEWIERDRLAARIGTGDYYGGRFDRTAGHLHPLKFAQGLARAASRAGARLHEQTPAIRLLDGATPTIETARGRIRADIIVLAGNGLLDGIDAETETRAMPIKNYILTTAPIGAGAPGGLIPGGEAVSDSRFVVYYWRPTADGRILFGGGETYSRRDPSDITAFVRRHLLKIYPQLAGARIDHAWGGTLAVTVNRLPFLRRLSTGVYAASGYSGQGVALAPFGGKIIADAILGDPGRLDAFAALPCPRFPGGKLLRWPALVAGMSWYALRDRI is encoded by the coding sequence ATGACCGACCGACCGCCTTCCTGGTATGAGGCGACGGCCGACGGGAAGCTCGCCTTCCCGCCGCTCGACGGCGACACCAAGGCCCATGTCGCGATCATCGGCGGCGGCTTTACGGGCTTGTCGGCCGCGCTGCATCTGGCAGAAGCTGGCATCGACACGATCCTGATCGAAGCGAACACCATCGGCTGGGGCGCTTCGGGGCGCAATGGCGGCCAGCTTCACACCGGCCAACGCCGCGACCAGGACTGGCTGGAGCGCCATGTCGGGCGGCTGGCGGCGCATGAGCTATGGAACCTTGCCGAGGAGGCCAAGGCGCTGGTCATGGCGCTGATCGACAGGCACGGCATCGACGCCGAATGGCGCCCCGGCCTGATCGAGGCGGTCCACAAGCCGCGCCTCGTCGACGAAGAGCGGCACTATGTGGACAAGCTTCGCGACGACTACGCCTATCCGCATGCGGAGTGGATAGAGCGCGACCGCCTGGCCGCGAGGATCGGCACGGGCGACTATTATGGCGGGCGGTTCGACCGCACAGCCGGCCATCTCCATCCGCTCAAATTCGCACAGGGCCTCGCCCGCGCCGCATCCAGGGCCGGGGCGCGGCTCCATGAGCAAACGCCGGCGATCCGTCTCCTCGACGGGGCGACGCCGACGATCGAGACGGCACGCGGGCGCATTCGCGCCGACATCATCGTCCTCGCCGGCAACGGCCTCCTCGACGGCATCGATGCAGAGACCGAGACGCGGGCGATGCCGATCAAGAACTACATCCTGACGACGGCGCCGATCGGCGCCGGTGCACCCGGCGGGCTTATTCCCGGTGGCGAGGCGGTGTCGGATTCGCGCTTCGTCGTCTATTACTGGCGCCCGACGGCGGATGGCCGCATCCTGTTTGGCGGCGGCGAAACCTATTCGCGCCGCGACCCCTCCGACATCACCGCGTTCGTGCGCAGGCATCTCCTGAAGATCTATCCGCAACTGGCGGGCGCCCGCATCGACCACGCCTGGGGCGGCACGCTCGCCGTCACCGTCAATCGGCTGCCGTTCTTGCGCCGGCTAAGTACCGGAGTCTATGCGGCTTCCGGCTATTCGGGTCAGGGCGTCGCGCTGGCGCCGTTCGGGGGCAAGATCATCGCCGATGCGATCCTCGGTGATCCGGGCCGCCTCGACGCCTTCGCCGCTCTGCCCTGCCCGCGCTTTCCCGGCGGCAAGCTGCTGCGCTGGCCGGCGCTGGTTGCGGGCATGAGCTGGTACGCGCTCCGGGACCGGATCTGA
- a CDS encoding response regulator transcription factor: MTEVSRARDIVLVVDDSPETLSFLTDALEHSGATVLVATEGARALALVERITPDIVLMDALMPGMDGFETCRRLKANAALSHVPIIFMTGLSETEHILEGLEAGGVDYVTKPIVLDVLLARIRVHLANARTAQSARLALDTAGRFLLAANRNGEILWCTPQAAKLLEAALPSRGGTIHLPETVRVWLKVAAGQRGAVSPPTPIIVEGGRQLQLSFLGNTGEDEFLFRLTGDNDSGQEAALRRQFAVTQREAEVLLWITRGKSNRDIGEILGLSPRTVNKHLETIYQKLGVENRASAAIVALSAIGER; this comes from the coding sequence ATGACTGAAGTATCGCGCGCGCGCGACATCGTCCTGGTCGTTGACGATTCACCCGAGACGCTCTCCTTCCTGACGGACGCGCTGGAGCATTCCGGCGCCACGGTTCTGGTCGCGACCGAGGGGGCGCGGGCGCTGGCTCTCGTCGAGCGGATCACCCCCGACATCGTCCTCATGGATGCGCTCATGCCGGGCATGGACGGTTTCGAGACCTGCCGCCGTCTGAAAGCCAACGCCGCGCTCAGCCATGTGCCGATCATCTTCATGACCGGGCTTTCCGAGACCGAGCACATCCTTGAAGGGCTGGAAGCCGGCGGCGTCGACTATGTGACGAAGCCGATCGTGCTCGACGTGCTCCTCGCCCGCATCCGCGTCCACCTCGCCAATGCGCGCACCGCGCAGAGCGCCCGATTGGCACTCGATACTGCGGGCCGCTTCCTCCTGGCGGCCAATCGCAACGGCGAGATCCTCTGGTGCACGCCGCAGGCCGCGAAGCTGCTTGAGGCGGCGCTGCCGAGTCGCGGCGGTACCATCCATCTGCCCGAGACGGTTCGCGTCTGGCTCAAGGTCGCGGCCGGTCAGCGCGGCGCCGTCTCCCCGCCGACGCCGATCATCGTCGAGGGTGGGCGCCAGCTTCAACTCTCCTTCCTCGGCAATACCGGGGAAGACGAGTTCCTGTTCCGTCTGACCGGCGACAATGACAGCGGCCAGGAGGCGGCGCTGCGCCGCCAGTTCGCCGTCACGCAGCGCGAGGCGGAGGTACTGCTCTGGATCACGCGCGGAAAATCCAACCGCGACATCGGCGAAATCCTCGGCCTCTCGCCGCGCACCGTGAACAAGCATCTGGAAACGATCTACCAGAAGCTCGGCGTCGAAAACCGCGCCTCAGCCGCGATCGTGGCGCTGTCGGCAATCGGGGAGCGGTAG
- a CDS encoding ATP-binding protein produces MAGRQRILPVRREYNRWVANQTLEDYALRFTAKSARRWSSPRVAQTAIGAISFLALEAIGGTITLSHGTVNVIAATLVVGVVLLLTGLPIARYAARYGVDIDLLTRGAGFGYIGSTITSLIYATFTFILFAIEASIMTTALQLAFGIPIWLGYILSAAAVIPLVTHGITWISRFQIWTQPLWIVLNILPVGFILWQDWGSVSEWLSFPGLASARGSSFDLVAFGASCSVILGLMPQIGEQVDILRFVPPSGPGGWRGRLAMLLAGAGWIIVGAPKLLFGSFLAVLALRHGVPAEHAAEPARMYVVAFGYVLPWQDAALFLTAAFVVVSQLKINVMNAYAGSLAWSNFFSRLTHSHPGRVVWLVFNVAIALLLMELGIYRALEQTLGLFSVVAVAWLGTIVADLAINKPLGLSPPGIEFKRAHLYDINPVGVGSMGIAASISLIAAVGLFGETAKAFAPFIALGISLVAAPAIAWLTGGRFYLARKPRAHWHLLKEIQCTVCEHFFEPEDSAYCPAYSGPICSLCCSLDARCHDLCKPHARLQTQVSEAVSAVLPRSVAARISPRIVQYFGILTLFMAVISLVLMLIHVQATSYGGAHSAIIGQTLWAAFFILLIVSGIASWFLVLANESRHVAQEESARQTTLLLREISAHQRTDAELQRAKEVAEAANLAKSRYLVGLSHELRTPLNAVFGYAQILERDEAIPRVRRGNISVIRRSAEHLSGLIDGLLEISRIEAGRLQLQRDEVRLGDFLDQIVDMFRFQAEAKGLTFRFDRPDRLPEVIATDEKRLRQILVNLLSNAIKFTESGIVVLKIAYRSQIATITVEDTGPGIPAEDIERIFEPFERGTSSVAKLVPGTGLGLTITKMLAQLMGGDLAVMSEPGIGSRFTVRLMLAAIDRPLPSPAPPRRIFGYEGPRRTVLVADDDEDHRDLVRQILEPLGFIVLAVPDGPSCLALTGDIRPDIFLLDISMPGMTGWELAARLRESGHGAPIVMLSANLGEMQPQKAEDAVHDGALPKPFDVRQLLDRIQALLRIDWIDEASVPPKAESDATLRSPGAGHVRELLDLGHIGYVRGIEAKLARLETDADNQAFVAAMRVHIRNFDFAQYHSVLEAMASHD; encoded by the coding sequence ATAGCGGGCCGGCAGCGTATTCTTCCGGTCCGCCGGGAATATAATCGCTGGGTCGCCAACCAGACGCTGGAGGATTACGCGCTCCGCTTCACCGCGAAGAGCGCCCGCCGCTGGTCGTCGCCGCGCGTCGCGCAGACGGCGATCGGCGCCATCTCCTTCCTGGCATTGGAGGCGATCGGCGGCACGATCACCCTGTCGCACGGCACGGTCAACGTCATCGCCGCGACGCTGGTCGTCGGCGTCGTGCTGCTGCTCACCGGCCTGCCGATCGCCCGCTATGCCGCGCGCTACGGCGTCGACATCGACCTGCTGACCCGCGGCGCCGGCTTCGGCTATATCGGCTCGACGATCACCTCGCTGATCTACGCCACCTTCACCTTCATCCTCTTCGCCATCGAAGCGTCGATCATGACGACGGCGCTGCAGCTTGCCTTCGGTATACCGATCTGGCTTGGCTACATCCTCTCCGCCGCCGCCGTCATTCCGCTTGTCACCCACGGCATCACCTGGATCAGCCGTTTCCAGATCTGGACACAGCCGCTCTGGATCGTCCTCAACATCCTGCCGGTCGGGTTCATACTGTGGCAGGACTGGGGCTCGGTCTCGGAATGGCTATCCTTTCCCGGCCTCGCCTCGGCGCGTGGGTCGAGCTTCGACCTCGTCGCCTTCGGCGCTTCTTGTTCCGTCATCCTCGGGTTGATGCCGCAGATCGGCGAGCAGGTCGATATACTGCGCTTCGTGCCCCCTTCCGGCCCCGGAGGCTGGCGTGGCCGCCTCGCCATGCTGCTCGCCGGCGCCGGCTGGATCATCGTCGGCGCGCCGAAGCTTCTCTTCGGCTCCTTCCTCGCGGTGCTGGCACTGCGCCATGGCGTCCCGGCCGAGCATGCGGCCGAGCCGGCACGCATGTATGTCGTCGCCTTCGGCTATGTGTTGCCCTGGCAGGACGCGGCACTCTTCCTCACCGCCGCCTTCGTCGTGGTCTCGCAATTGAAGATCAACGTGATGAACGCCTATGCGGGCTCGCTCGCCTGGTCGAACTTCTTCTCGCGCCTGACGCACAGCCATCCGGGCCGCGTCGTCTGGCTCGTGTTCAACGTCGCGATCGCGCTGCTCTTGATGGAACTCGGCATCTATCGCGCGCTTGAGCAGACGCTCGGCCTGTTCTCGGTCGTCGCCGTCGCCTGGCTCGGCACGATCGTTGCCGACCTTGCCATCAACAAGCCGCTCGGCCTCTCTCCTCCAGGCATCGAGTTCAAGCGCGCCCATCTCTACGACATCAACCCGGTCGGCGTCGGCAGTATGGGCATTGCTGCTTCGATCTCGCTGATCGCCGCGGTGGGCCTCTTCGGCGAGACGGCGAAGGCGTTCGCCCCCTTCATCGCGCTCGGCATTTCGCTTGTCGCCGCGCCCGCCATCGCCTGGCTGACGGGCGGTCGCTTCTATTTGGCAAGGAAGCCTCGGGCTCACTGGCACCTCCTGAAGGAGATCCAATGCACGGTCTGCGAGCATTTCTTCGAGCCGGAAGACAGCGCCTATTGCCCGGCCTATTCGGGGCCGATCTGCTCGCTCTGCTGCTCGCTCGACGCCCGCTGCCACGATCTCTGCAAGCCGCATGCACGGCTGCAGACCCAGGTCAGCGAGGCGGTTTCGGCGGTGCTGCCCCGAAGCGTCGCCGCCCGGATCAGCCCGCGCATCGTCCAGTATTTTGGCATATTGACCTTGTTCATGGCCGTGATCAGCCTTGTCCTTATGCTGATCCACGTCCAGGCGACCTCCTATGGCGGCGCGCATAGCGCCATCATCGGCCAGACGCTCTGGGCCGCCTTCTTCATCCTCCTGATCGTCTCCGGTATTGCCTCCTGGTTCCTCGTCCTCGCCAATGAGAGCCGCCATGTCGCGCAGGAGGAATCGGCGCGGCAGACGACGCTGCTGCTGCGCGAGATCAGCGCGCACCAGCGCACCGACGCCGAATTGCAGCGCGCCAAGGAGGTGGCGGAGGCCGCGAACCTCGCCAAGAGCCGTTATCTCGTCGGCCTCTCGCACGAGCTTCGCACGCCTCTCAACGCGGTCTTCGGCTATGCGCAGATCCTGGAGCGCGACGAGGCGATCCCGCGTGTCCGCCGCGGCAACATTTCCGTCATTCGCCGCAGCGCCGAGCATCTCTCCGGCCTGATCGACGGGCTGCTCGAAATTTCGCGGATCGAGGCGGGTCGGCTGCAATTGCAGCGCGACGAGGTGCGGCTTGGCGATTTCCTCGACCAGATCGTCGACATGTTCCGCTTCCAGGCAGAAGCGAAGGGGCTCACCTTCCGCTTCGATCGCCCCGATCGGCTGCCGGAGGTGATCGCGACCGACGAGAAACGGCTGCGTCAGATCCTGGTCAACCTGCTGTCCAACGCGATCAAGTTCACCGAGAGCGGCATCGTCGTGCTGAAGATCGCCTATCGCAGCCAGATCGCGACCATCACGGTCGAGGATACCGGGCCCGGCATTCCGGCCGAGGATATCGAGCGCATCTTCGAGCCCTTCGAGCGCGGCACCAGCTCCGTGGCGAAGCTGGTGCCCGGTACCGGCCTCGGCCTGACCATCACCAAGATGCTGGCGCAGCTCATGGGCGGCGATCTGGCGGTCATGAGCGAGCCCGGCATCGGCAGCCGCTTCACCGTAAGGCTGATGCTCGCCGCCATCGACCGGCCTCTGCCTTCGCCCGCGCCGCCTCGGCGCATCTTCGGCTATGAGGGGCCGCGGCGCACCGTCCTCGTCGCCGACGACGACGAGGATCACCGCGACCTGGTGCGCCAGATCCTGGAGCCGCTGGGCTTCATCGTGCTCGCCGTGCCGGATGGGCCTTCCTGCCTAGCGCTCACCGGTGACATAAGGCCGGATATCTTCCTGCTCGACATATCCATGCCCGGCATGACGGGATGGGAATTGGCGGCGCGGCTGCGCGAAAGCGGCCATGGGGCGCCGATCGTGATGCTGTCCGCCAATCTTGGCGAGATGCAGCCGCAGAAGGCCGAGGACGCGGTTCATGACGGGGCGCTGCCGAAGCCTTTCGATGTTCGACAACTGCTGGACCGCATTCAGGCTCTGCTGCGCATAGATTGGATCGACGAGGCGTCTGTACCGCCCAAGGCGGAATCGGACGCGACGCTGCGCAGTCCGGGCGCCGGCCATGTGCGCGAACTTCTAGACCTCGGCCATATCGGCTATGTCCGGGGGATCGAGGCGAAACTCGCCCGGCTCGAGACGGATGCGGATAATCAGGCCTTCGTCGCGGCGATGCGGGTCCACATCCGCAATTTCGATTTCGCGCAGTACCATTCCGTCCTGGAGGCGATGGCGAGCCATGACTGA
- the urtA gene encoding urea ABC transporter substrate-binding protein → MNKVSRTIGALATAAMIGAGVTSAMAAEDTIKVGVLHSLSGTMAISETTLKDTVLFLIDEQNKKGGLLGKKLEAVVVDPASNWPLFAEKARELISQDKVAVVFGCWTSVSRKSVLPVFKELNSILFYPVQYEGQESERNVFYTGAAPNQQAIPAVDYLMSADGGSVKRWVLEGTDYVYPRTTNKILEAYLKSKGVAEEDIMVNYTPFGFSDWQTEVAAIKKFGSAGKKTAVVSTVNGDANVPFYKELGNQGIKATDIPVVAFSVGEEELAGIDTKPLVGHLAAWNYFESIDTPANKAFIKKWHAFIKNDKRTTNDPMEATYIGFNAWIKAVQAAGTTDTDPVINALIGTAVPNLTGGYSAVMPNHHITKPVYIGEIQGNGQLDVVWQTKGLLPGDAWSPYLPESKSLISDWRSPLSCGNYDVATGKCGG, encoded by the coding sequence TTGAACAAGGTGAGCCGTACCATCGGCGCCCTTGCGACGGCGGCCATGATCGGCGCCGGCGTAACGAGCGCGATGGCCGCGGAAGACACAATCAAGGTCGGCGTGCTGCATTCGCTCTCGGGCACGATGGCGATTTCCGAGACGACGCTGAAGGACACCGTTCTCTTCCTCATCGACGAGCAGAACAAGAAGGGCGGCCTTCTCGGCAAGAAGCTCGAGGCCGTCGTCGTCGACCCGGCGTCGAACTGGCCGCTCTTCGCGGAAAAGGCCCGCGAACTGATCAGCCAGGACAAGGTTGCCGTCGTGTTCGGCTGCTGGACCTCCGTGTCCCGCAAGTCGGTCCTGCCGGTCTTCAAGGAGTTGAACTCGATCCTGTTCTATCCGGTCCAATATGAGGGACAGGAATCCGAGCGGAACGTGTTCTACACGGGCGCTGCCCCGAACCAGCAGGCCATTCCCGCCGTCGACTACCTGATGAGCGCCGATGGCGGCTCGGTGAAGCGTTGGGTCCTCGAAGGCACCGACTACGTCTATCCGCGCACGACCAACAAGATTCTCGAGGCGTACCTGAAGTCGAAGGGTGTCGCCGAAGAAGATATCATGGTCAACTACACGCCGTTCGGCTTCTCCGACTGGCAGACGGAAGTCGCGGCGATCAAGAAGTTCGGCTCCGCCGGCAAGAAGACGGCGGTGGTTTCAACCGTTAACGGCGACGCCAACGTTCCCTTCTACAAGGAACTCGGCAACCAGGGCATCAAGGCGACCGACATTCCGGTCGTGGCCTTCTCGGTCGGCGAAGAAGAACTGGCCGGCATCGACACCAAGCCGCTGGTCGGCCATCTCGCCGCCTGGAACTACTTCGAATCGATCGATACGCCCGCGAACAAGGCGTTCATCAAGAAGTGGCATGCGTTCATCAAGAACGACAAGCGCACCACCAATGACCCGATGGAAGCCACCTATATCGGCTTCAACGCCTGGATCAAGGCCGTGCAGGCTGCCGGCACGACCGATACCGATCCGGTCATCAATGCGCTCATCGGCACCGCCGTGCCGAACCTCACGGGTGGATACTCGGCCGTCATGCCGAACCACCACATCACCAAGCCGGTCTATATCGGCGAGATCCAGGGCAACGGCCAGCTCGACGTGGTGTGGCAGACCAAGGGTCTTCTTCCGGGCGATGCCTGGTCGCCCTACCTGCCGGAATCCAAGAGCCTGATCTCGGATTGGCGGTCGCCGCTCTCCTGCGGAAACTACGACGTCGCCACCGGAAAGTGCGGCGGCTGA
- the urtB gene encoding urea ABC transporter permease subunit UrtB, producing MRVSLPSLSTLAAAFLLILTAFNPAFGADIRPEVNALGNPGYSSLKDAIAALAATGDPAVPALLQSLSDGELYVRAADSAVFKVTETDDGYNLLDPLTGEDAGPAAADEVSKITVNNSVRETISASLGLMTLLSPDPQKRLAAAGDVYKSQDPKQIPLLDTAIAKETDKKVTAALQMARAAAVLRSDMGDADKLAAVDVISARGDQDAVSLLSSFFATAPDGSAKTAAASAISTIQGTLQLWSGLQNVWYGVSLGSVLLLAAIGLAITFGVMGIINMAHGEMVMLGAYTTFVVQDIIRTSYPELFDWSLAIALPLAFLVSGAVGVLIERSVIRFLYGRPLETLLATWGISLILQQAVRTYFGPNNREVGNPSWMSGTFDLGHLAITYNRMWIVVFALGVFAVLMLVLKRTPFGLQTRAVTQNRPMASSMGIRTPWVDAMTFGLGSGIAGIAGVALSQIDNVSPNLGQSYIIDSFMVVVFGGVGNLWGTLVGAFTLGIANKFLEPYAGAVLAKILVLVFIILFIQKRPRGLFALKGRSVEA from the coding sequence ATGCGTGTTTCGCTCCCGTCCCTCTCGACCCTGGCTGCCGCCTTCTTGCTGATCCTGACGGCATTCAACCCGGCTTTCGGCGCGGATATCCGCCCGGAGGTCAACGCGCTCGGCAATCCCGGCTATTCGTCGCTGAAGGACGCGATCGCGGCGCTGGCGGCAACCGGCGACCCCGCCGTTCCCGCCTTGCTGCAATCGCTCAGCGATGGCGAGCTTTACGTCCGCGCGGCCGACAGCGCCGTCTTCAAGGTCACGGAGACCGATGACGGCTACAATTTGCTCGATCCGCTGACGGGCGAGGACGCCGGACCGGCGGCCGCCGACGAAGTCAGCAAGATCACCGTCAACAATTCCGTCCGCGAGACGATCAGCGCCTCGCTTGGCCTGATGACCCTGCTTTCGCCCGACCCGCAGAAACGGCTCGCCGCGGCAGGCGACGTCTACAAGAGCCAGGATCCCAAGCAGATTCCGCTGCTCGATACAGCGATCGCCAAGGAGACCGACAAGAAAGTCACCGCAGCTCTGCAGATGGCGCGGGCCGCGGCCGTGCTTCGCTCCGATATGGGCGATGCCGACAAGCTGGCTGCCGTCGATGTCATCAGTGCGCGCGGCGACCAGGATGCCGTCTCGCTGTTGTCCTCGTTCTTTGCCACAGCCCCGGATGGCTCCGCTAAGACGGCGGCGGCTTCCGCGATCTCCACCATCCAGGGGACGTTGCAGCTCTGGAGCGGCCTACAGAACGTATGGTACGGCGTATCGCTCGGCTCGGTGCTGCTGCTCGCCGCGATCGGCCTGGCCATCACCTTCGGCGTGATGGGCATCATCAACATGGCGCATGGCGAGATGGTCATGCTCGGCGCCTACACGACCTTCGTCGTGCAGGACATCATCCGCACCTCCTATCCCGAATTGTTCGACTGGTCGCTGGCGATCGCCCTGCCGCTCGCCTTCCTCGTTTCGGGCGCCGTCGGGGTGCTGATCGAGCGCTCGGTGATCCGCTTCCTCTATGGCCGGCCGCTGGAGACGCTGCTCGCGACCTGGGGTATATCGCTGATCCTGCAGCAGGCGGTCCGCACCTATTTCGGCCCGAACAACCGCGAGGTCGGCAACCCGTCCTGGATGTCCGGCACCTTCGACCTCGGCCATCTCGCCATCACCTATAACCGCATGTGGATCGTGGTCTTCGCGCTCGGCGTCTTCGCCGTGCTGATGCTGGTACTGAAGCGCACGCCGTTCGGCCTGCAGACCCGAGCGGTGACGCAGAACCGTCCGATGGCCTCCTCGATGGGTATTCGCACGCCTTGGGTCGATGCGATGACCTTCGGTCTCGGCTCGGGCATTGCCGGCATCGCCGGGGTCGCACTCAGCCAGATCGACAATGTCAGCCCCAATCTCGGCCAGAGCTACATCATCGACAGCTTCATGGTCGTCGTGTTCGGCGGCGTCGGCAATCTCTGGGGCACGCTGGTCGGCGCCTTCACGCTCGGCATCGCCAACAAGTTCCTGGAGCCGTATGCGGGCGCCGTGCTCGCCAAGATCCTGGTGCTCGTCTTCATCATCCTGTTCATCCAGAAGCGTCCGCGGGGCCTCTTCGCCCTCAAGGGCCGGTCGGTGGAGGCGTGA
- the urtC gene encoding urea ABC transporter permease subunit UrtC yields the protein MITAFFFRALDGKTLIVLAILIGIGIALPLLSLTDPSFPLHIPTYAIALIGKYLCYALLALSVDLVWGYCGILSLGHAAFFALGGYAMGMYLMRQIGTRGVYANPVLPDFMVFLNWQELPWFWHGFDMFWFAALMVLLAPGLLAFVFGWFAFRSRVTGVYLSIITQAMTYALLLAFFRNDMGFGGNNGLTDFKDILGFNIQAPETRGALFFASALALALGFLICRAVISSKFGKVLIAVRDAESRTRFIGYRVEGYKLVVFVLSAMMAGVAGSLYVPQIGIINPGEFAPANSIEAVIWVAVGGRGTLIGPIVGALLVNFGKTWFTSGVLAEYWLFVLGGLFVAVTLFLPKGVVGTILARKARKPDEAKSPPEPTPIQASQAAEEGA from the coding sequence ATGATCACCGCCTTCTTCTTTCGTGCCCTCGACGGCAAGACCCTAATCGTATTGGCGATCCTGATCGGCATCGGTATTGCGCTGCCGCTGCTCAGCCTCACCGACCCATCCTTCCCGCTGCACATTCCGACCTACGCCATTGCGCTGATCGGCAAATATCTCTGCTATGCGCTGCTCGCGCTTTCGGTCGACCTGGTATGGGGCTATTGCGGCATTCTCTCCCTCGGCCATGCCGCGTTCTTCGCCCTCGGCGGCTACGCCATGGGCATGTATCTGATGCGCCAAATCGGCACACGCGGCGTTTATGCCAACCCGGTCCTGCCGGATTTCATGGTCTTCCTGAACTGGCAGGAGCTGCCCTGGTTCTGGCACGGCTTCGACATGTTCTGGTTCGCGGCGCTCATGGTGCTGCTGGCGCCGGGGCTGCTCGCCTTCGTCTTCGGCTGGTTCGCCTTCCGCTCGCGCGTCACCGGCGTCTATCTCTCGATCATCACCCAGGCGATGACCTATGCGCTGCTGCTCGCCTTCTTCCGCAACGACATGGGCTTCGGCGGCAATAACGGCCTGACCGACTTCAAGGACATCCTCGGCTTCAACATCCAGGCCCCCGAGACGCGCGGTGCGCTGTTCTTCGCTTCGGCGCTCGCTTTGGCGCTCGGCTTCCTAATCTGCCGCGCCGTCATCTCGTCGAAATTCGGCAAGGTGCTGATTGCCGTCCGCGACGCGGAGAGCCGGACGCGCTTCATCGGCTACCGTGTCGAAGGATACAAGCTGGTCGTTTTTGTCCTCTCCGCCATGATGGCAGGCGTCGCCGGATCGCTCTACGTGCCGCAGATCGGCATCATCAATCCGGGCGAATTCGCCCCTGCCAATTCGATCGAGGCGGTCATATGGGTCGCCGTCGGGGGGCGCGGCACATTGATCGGCCCGATCGTCGGCGCGCTGCTCGTGAACTTCGGCAAGACGTGGTTCACGAGCGGCGTGCTAGCCGAATACTGGCTGTTCGTCCTCGGCGGGCTGTTCGTCGCCGTCACGCTGTTCCTGCCAAAGGGCGTCGTCGGCACGATCCTCGCGCGTAAAGCCAGAAAGCCTGACGAGGCGAAGTCCCCGCCGGAACCAACGCCGATCCAGGCGAGCCAGGCTGCGGAGGAAGGGGCATGA
- the urtD gene encoding urea ABC transporter ATP-binding protein UrtD, with protein sequence MSEKAKGDEKAKGHEKAKNSLLYLDGVSVSFDGFKALRGLSLIIEPGEMRAIIGPNGAGKTTMMDVITGKTKPDTGDVYFAGDTDLTRMDEASIASLGIGRKFQKPTVFESHTVWNNIDLALAGVRKPFATLFHRTSARETARIEEILATIRLTDKKDWLAANLSHGQKQWLEIGMLLAQEPQLLLVDEPVAGMTDAETRETASLLREIAKTKSVVVVEHDMSFVRDLDVKVTVLHQGSVLSEGTLDAVSADPTVIEVYLGR encoded by the coding sequence ATGAGCGAGAAAGCCAAGGGTGACGAAAAGGCGAAGGGCCACGAGAAGGCTAAGAACTCGCTGCTCTATCTCGACGGCGTCTCGGTTTCCTTCGACGGCTTCAAGGCGCTCCGCGGCCTGTCGCTGATCATCGAGCCAGGAGAGATGCGCGCTATCATCGGCCCGAACGGCGCCGGCAAGACGACGATGATGGATGTGATCACCGGCAAGACCAAGCCGGACACGGGCGACGTCTATTTCGCTGGCGACACCGATCTGACGCGCATGGACGAGGCCTCGATCGCCTCGCTCGGCATCGGCCGCAAGTTCCAGAAGCCGACGGTCTTCGAGAGCCACACCGTCTGGAACAATATCGACTTGGCGCTGGCCGGCGTGCGGAAGCCCTTCGCGACCTTGTTCCATCGCACCAGCGCGCGGGAGACCGCCCGCATCGAGGAGATTCTCGCGACGATACGACTGACCGACAAGAAGGATTGGCTCGCCGCCAACCTCTCGCATGGCCAGAAGCAATGGCTCGAGATCGGGATGCTGCTGGCGCAGGAGCCGCAGCTCCTGCTCGTCGACGAGCCGGTCGCCGGCATGACCGATGCCGAAACGCGCGAGACGGCCTCGCTGCTGCGCGAGATCGCCAAGACGAAATCCGTCGTCGTCGTCGAACACGACATGTCCTTCGTCCGCGACCTCGATGTGAAGGTGACCGTGCTTCACCAGGGCTCGGTGCTGTCGGAGGGCACGCTGGACGCGGTGTCTGCCGACCCGACCGTCATCGAAGTCTATCTGGGACGATGA